From Endozoicomonas sp. 8E, the proteins below share one genomic window:
- a CDS encoding GtrA family protein has product MQPIKFIVTGSTAAAIHLSVLWLLVDLTQVNPLMANPAAFILAFIVSYLGHSLWTFNHKQHVLRNTLVKFLLVQLLCSFVLNQGLYTLLLTYTGLNYLMASFIVLATIPLITYTLSKYWAFK; this is encoded by the coding sequence ATGCAGCCGATTAAGTTTATTGTGACCGGCAGTACTGCTGCAGCTATTCACCTTTCTGTCCTCTGGCTTCTGGTAGACCTGACTCAAGTGAACCCGCTAATGGCCAACCCTGCCGCTTTCATTCTGGCTTTTATCGTCAGCTATCTTGGTCATTCATTGTGGACTTTTAATCACAAGCAACATGTACTTCGCAACACTCTGGTGAAATTCCTGCTGGTTCAATTGCTATGCAGTTTTGTGCTCAATCAGGGGCTTTATACCCTGCTGTTAACCTACACCGGTTTAAATTATCTAATGGCCAGTTTTATCGTCCTGGCAACGATCCCCCTGATCACTTATACCCTGAGCAAATACTGGGCCTTTAAATGA
- a CDS encoding glycosyltransferase family 2 protein — protein sequence MPSNNFLLSCVVPVFNESPVIGRFMEALIKQLEEITVRLEIIVVDDGSTDKTVELVEPFCDDERIKLIELSRNFGKETALTAGIDATSGDAVVLIDADFQHPLEMIPVFVDYWRQGYQMVYGVRQDRENESFLKKKGAQVFYRIMHSSTGIDVPAHAGDFRLLDKVVVDALRAMPERSRFMKGIYAWVGYKSIGLPFQVRNRLAGQSGWGYGKLTSLALSGITAFTTLPLRIVGGLGLIISFISVFYALFIIFRTLVLGAPLPGWPTVIVAITFIGGIQLLSLWLLGEYVAGIFCEVKKRPKYLIQRQLGFKNQKDSNAAD from the coding sequence ATGCCCTCTAACAACTTTTTACTAAGCTGTGTGGTGCCGGTTTTCAATGAAAGTCCGGTCATTGGTCGGTTCATGGAAGCACTGATTAAACAGCTTGAAGAGATCACCGTGCGTCTTGAAATTATTGTGGTGGATGATGGCAGCACCGACAAAACGGTCGAACTGGTCGAACCTTTCTGTGATGACGAGAGGATCAAGCTGATTGAGTTATCCAGAAACTTCGGCAAGGAGACCGCATTGACTGCCGGAATTGATGCTACTTCCGGTGACGCTGTGGTTTTGATCGACGCAGACTTTCAGCACCCTCTGGAAATGATCCCTGTTTTTGTTGATTACTGGCGACAGGGTTACCAGATGGTCTACGGCGTCCGTCAAGACAGGGAAAATGAATCTTTCCTGAAAAAGAAAGGCGCACAAGTTTTCTATCGAATCATGCACTCCAGCACAGGCATTGATGTACCGGCTCACGCAGGCGACTTCCGGCTACTGGACAAGGTAGTGGTCGATGCCCTCAGAGCAATGCCTGAACGCAGTCGCTTTATGAAAGGTATCTATGCCTGGGTAGGTTATAAGAGTATCGGTCTGCCCTTTCAGGTTAGAAACCGGCTGGCGGGGCAATCCGGCTGGGGTTATGGCAAACTGACCAGTCTGGCTCTTTCGGGCATTACAGCATTCACTACTTTGCCACTGAGGATTGTCGGTGGGCTCGGACTGATTATTTCATTCATCTCGGTGTTTTACGCACTCTTTATCATCTTTCGAACCCTTGTTCTCGGCGCCCCCCTGCCGGGCTGGCCCACGGTCATTGTTGCCATCACCTTTATTGGCGGCATACAGCTTTTGTCTCTCTGGTTACTGGGTGAGTACGTTGCCGGTATTTTCTGTGAAGTAAAAAAACGCCCCAAATACTTGATACAGAGACAACTGGGATTCAAAAATCAGAAGGATAGTAATGCAGCCGATTAA
- a CDS encoding ChbG/HpnK family deacetylase, producing MKRITLCADDYGIHTGVSEAILELAILGRIQATSCLVTGPDWIKQANNLTTIQEKIDIGLHLNLTEGKGLSSAYVDGLPSLNQVLIKSHLHLLDRTALLEEVTAQYQYFVDATGKAPDFVDGHQHVHHLPMIREALLSVIRAFRPEPSFWVRSVTPIIRHGGGLKSYIIEGSGSKSLTCELINQSINTNTSFAGVYSLKPKENYSTLMKAWLSDSYDKGLIMCHPGKTADHINLDHPQARQLEFDYLSSQRFLDDCHQTGVDLCRMKQ from the coding sequence ATGAAAAGAATAACACTGTGCGCAGATGATTACGGGATTCACACCGGGGTATCGGAAGCTATTCTGGAACTGGCCATTCTGGGCAGAATTCAGGCCACCAGTTGTCTGGTCACTGGCCCGGACTGGATAAAACAGGCAAACAACCTGACGACCATTCAGGAAAAGATTGATATTGGCTTGCATCTTAATTTAACTGAAGGCAAAGGCCTCAGTTCCGCCTATGTGGACGGGCTCCCCAGCCTGAATCAGGTTTTAATCAAGAGCCATCTTCACCTATTAGACCGGACCGCGCTGCTGGAGGAAGTCACGGCACAATATCAGTATTTTGTCGACGCTACCGGTAAAGCCCCCGACTTTGTTGATGGCCATCAGCACGTACACCATCTGCCCATGATACGTGAAGCCCTGTTATCGGTAATACGCGCCTTTAGGCCCGAGCCTTCTTTCTGGGTGAGAAGCGTTACCCCCATCATCCGTCATGGTGGTGGCCTGAAAAGCTATATTATTGAAGGTTCCGGCAGTAAGAGTCTGACCTGCGAATTGATCAACCAGAGTATCAATACCAATACTTCCTTTGCTGGCGTCTATTCACTGAAACCGAAAGAAAACTATTCTACCCTGATGAAGGCATGGCTCTCTGATTCATACGACAAAGGGCTGATTATGTGTCACCCGGGTAAAACTGCCGACCACATCAATCTGGATCACCCTCAAGCCAGGCAGTTGGAATTTGATTATTTATCGAGCCAAAGATTTTTAGACGACTGTCATCAAACAGGAGTTGATCTGTGCAGAATGAAGCAATGA